From Proteiniborus ethanoligenes:
TTTTGCGAAGATGCACCGTAGGTGTATCAATGCATCGCTTTTCAAGTTGCTTTGCTATCTGCGTGGGTCCAAAGCCAGCCATGCACAGTCGGAAAATATCTCTGACCACTTCGGCGGCTTTCTCATCTATAATCCAGTGCAACTTATCTTCAGGGTCTTTAATATAACCGTAAGGCGGATTGGTGCAGAGTGGCTTACCGGACTGTCCCTTGGATTTGAACACAGCACGGATTTTCTTGCTAGTATCCTTAGCGTACCATTCATTAATAATGTTAAGAAACGGTGTAAAGTCACTGTCTGCTTGGTTTGCACTATCAATACCGTTGTTAATAGCAATGAATCGTACATCTGCTTCAGGAAACATAATCTCGGTATAATATCCTACTTTAAGGTAATCCCTGCCGAATCGTGACATATCCTTGATGATAATCGTTCCGATTCTACCGGACTCTACATCAGCAATCATGCGGTTAAAGTCTGGTCTATCAAAAGTTGTACCGCTGACCCCATCATCCACATAAAATTCGATGTTGCGAAAACCGTTGTCCTCAGCATATTTTTTTAGAATTGCCTTCTGGTTCACTATGCTGTTGCTGTCTCCTGCAAGCTCATCATCACGTGAGAGCCTGCAGTACAGAGCAGTAATTTTTGCTTCTTCAAATGCCAATGTTGATTTACGTATAGTGCTAAATGTTGACTGTCTATTCATTTTTATCCTCCATTTCCGACAGTCTTCAAGCGGTTTAGCACTATGTATATTACCGTACTACCTTGAAGAAGTCGAGTTGATTTCCGTGGGTTTATATGAACTATCTGATAACTTTGAAAGGTTTTTTGCGTTGACTGTAATCAGTCGTTTCAGCTTGGAATATGCACTTTCCTTTGCTGAATCACTTACTCGTGATTCCACCACATAGACCGTACCTCCGATATCGGATTTGGTTGTGCGGCTGTTACTTTGATTTTCCATATCGTGACCTCCTGTCCGATGTTTTGATGGAACTGGCACTGAGCCGAATTGATGACTCAGTGCCTAATCCATTATTTAAGCTTTTATTTGTAATATTTTCAGAGCATCTGGTTGAATTAGCTTGCCATCCAATCTTTCGTAAGCAGAAAATCCAATTTGCCCCTGCAATGCATATAACTCACTTAATTTCTTTATTGTTATTGGCTGACGCTCAATCAGCCAGTAATATGATAAATCTCCTAATACAATGCTTTTTGCTCCTGCTGATACTGTAGGCATATATGGAGAGGTAACTACAGGCTTTCCGAAGATGGTGTTATCTGAAGTATTCCATAGATAACTGCCATTTGTATCTTTAAGGGTTCTAAGAAGCATGGATGTATTATCGTGCATGATAAACACAGCGTTATTTCGGTATTCATCTTTTAATGAAAAATACAGAGAGATAATCTCGTCAAAAGAGATGGTAGCACTATCTGCTGTAGTTACATCTGCATCTGCTGTAAGGATACCTGTTGGCTGTGTTGTGCCATTTCCATTAAGCAATGCATTTTCCTCAGCCTTGCCAAAACGCTTCGCAAAATCACCCATCAGATATTTTTCAAGATTAAAGTTCATATCGGTGACGAATGAGCGGTTTAGCTTGACAAGAGATGCCAGCTTGTATGATTTCACCAGAAACTGTGTAAATGTATCGGCATTTTCGGGAATTGGATCTCCGTCTTCAACCCAATCTGCTGTCCCCGTTGAGGATACCGCTTGAATTTTACCTTCTGCAGAAGATAGATTGATAACAGTAGCAAATCTACGGAATACATTCTCCTTTGCCAAAGCAGTGTTAAAGCCTTCTCTGAACTCATCTGGTGCGACATAGGCTCCTACATTATCAAAGCCCTCGCTTAGATTTTGATTGTTTTCTTCTTTTCCTTTCATAACATTCCAAAACGCTCTATTATAAGTTGTTGATGTTGCCATAATCGTTTACCTCCTAAATTTTATTAAATGTGGGGTATATACCCCGTTTGAAACCGCGTTTTTTTACGCGTTGCCCCACGCCCGTTGTCCAGATGAAAAGGTGTGGAGATTTGAACTCCCCTAGGGGGTAGGTATTAACACATGGACTTGTATCCAGTGGTTTCAGTGGTTTTAAGCTTTGTAGCAAGATGTAGCAGGTAAAAACTAAACTCTCTATACGAGAGCGATTTTTTATATAACCTGTTTTTCTTGCTACAAGCTGCTACACTGTGTTTAAATAAGAAGAAATTCTTCTTCTGTCAGCCTATATCCGATAAGCATTGTGGTCATTCCACCACCAGAACGTGGTCGTTTCCGTTCTACACGGGCGATAGCTGTTAATGCCTGTTTGAAGTTTCTTGCATTCTCCGAATAACATCCATTGGCACTGCACCAACGCTGATACCGGGCATATACTTCGGATGTCCGCACCTCACTGTTAGGATTTTCCTCCAAGGCATCCTCGAAAAATAATGCTATTTTGTCGCTGTCACGCTTATAAGCCTCCGTTGCTATCTTAACAGAATCAGGTAAAGTAAAGCCTTCCTTTTTTAACAGCTGATAGCCTTCAATTAGCCAGTTGAGGATAGCACTCTGATTCTTCGGTTTGGCGAATTCGCGTTTTAAGTTTTTATCCTGCTCGTTTTCATCGAAGTGTCGTTCAAAAGGGATAATTACCACTCTGCCACTGGAAAACAACGTCATATCCGTAATAACGGGCAGATAATTAGTGTTGATATACAGCTTAAACTTTGGCGAAAAATCAAAAGAATTCTCATGTAGAAATCTTGCGTTGATGGTGTCACCACCCGTCATGCTTTTTACCTGTGCAGCATTTAGGACAAGTCCTCTGCTAGGTTCGGAGATATTCACAAAGCGTACTCCTGCAAGCCGGGCAATATCTTCACTTGGACTTGAACTGTTATTGTTCTTTTTCAGACTGATAGTCTCTGGCCTTGCGGTACAGCCATAACTGCCTAATACCTTAAGAACGCTCTCACATAGCGTACCTTTACCATTTCGAGTTGTAGCACCATAGAGAACAAACAGGCATTCATACCGAGTGTCTCCGCTGATACTGTAGCCAAAGGCCTTTTGGAGGAATTTTGCCTTTTCCTCATCTCCGCTCATAATCTCATGAATAAATCTATCCCATCGCTCGCTTTTTGCTTCCGGGTCATATTTAACACCAGATATCTTAGTAAGTCTGTCCTCGCTGTTGTGGGGACGAAAATCCATGGATATTAAAAACAAGGTTCCATTGGCACAGTTGAGCATAAGCGGGTCTTGGTCAAATTCAGCCATTGATATGGGATATACGCTCTGTGCATCTTTAAGTACCGTTTCTCGGTATCTTCTTGACTGCCACTTTCGGCAATAGTCAATGTATGCCTTTCTTTGATGTTCATCTTGAATAGTCAAAGCATAGGTTAGCAGTTGATTAGCCAATGATTTACACATTTCCATTACTTTTAGATTACCGACATCAGGAATCCAAATACCATTCTCATAGCAAAACCACATCTTCCTTTCAGGAACATATCGGGCAAAAGATTTATAATAATCAGCAAACAGCCTGCTTGCCCCAATATCCGTCCAAGGGTAGCGACCGTTACTCTCAGGCTTAAAGTCAGCAAGGGAACATTCTCCAAAATCTTCTGCAGCTGATGAACGCTTACCACCTGGTTTGTATATTTCAGTAGCATTTGCGATAGCTTTTTCTATGGTTATCATTCCATAAGTACTGCCGGACTGCGGTCTATTCCATTTATCCCGCATTAGGCCGCTTTTTCGGAAAAGTCTGTCCATCTGTCCAATATCCCTGCCACACCAAAATGCCAGCATACCGCAAAGTGCCAAATCAGCTTCACTGGCAGAAGCATAGCCTGATGTATCTCCCTGCCATAATGCTTTGAACCTTTCTCCGTTTGCCGATTTTAATGCCTTCTCAATAACAGACTTGTCAGACAGATAGGATTGGCTTTCTGTATCCAGAATTTGCTTCACAGGGGTAGGACGTAGCATATACTTGTCTAGTATCATCTGAAGCTCATTCGATTTCTCCGGTATATCACCATCTGCATACACATTGCCTGTTACGGTAACAAATCGGTTTGTTGCCCCTGATACATAGACCTCAACTCCCAGCTTTCTGTTGTTGATATAGTATTTTGCTTTGTCAAAGTTAAAGCCTGTGGCCTTAAATAAAATATGCAGCCCTTTTCCAGATGGACTGTGTTCCATATAGCAACCAATAAAAGCCTCTACAACATTTTGGGCAACAGGCTTAAGCTTACCGCTGCTATCAAAGCAATCATCTAAGTCGATAACACAAATGTCATTACCCACCAAAAATCCGATACCATCATAATCACTTAAAGCAGCAACCGCAGAACTAAAATCTTTAAATGTACTCCGCTGATCTGCTTTTGCCCTTTTTCTTGTTACTGGGTTATAGGGAACTTTGGTTTTTCTGCCACTTCGCTCTTCATATTTCCAACAGCAAAACTGAGGATTATCTTTAAGCATCTGTGGCAAGTCATCATATTTTGTTTTCAGTTACTTCACCTCCTTGCCTGATATAAATAACCCGAAACGCTACGGTTCCAGAAGATTTGCCTTGTTTGACAAAACCTCGTTATCTTTCAAGGAATACGCTCGGAATTATCGTCATGGCATATTCTGCTTGAAGTATCTCTTGCATTTCGGGGTATTCAGTTGTCAAGGAGCAGTGAGAGAAAAACTATGCTTTCATTGGGGGATTATTTTTCCTCTCACCTTATAGCCTTGGTAGAATACATTAGTTGAGGATTTTCTAAAAATAATTTTCTTCCTCATCCATAAGCGAAGAATTCTATTGATTCGAACCTCTAAAATAAAAAACAGCCTGTCTTTTTTCCGATAAAGACGGCTGAAATGCTTATGCTTTTGCTCAAATTTGAGCGAAAGTGGTATTAAGTTTAAGGAGGCTGAATGCTGTAGTTTTGGGTTTTTCAATTAGACTTTCCGACTTTTTTGTCTAAAAGTTTGATTCAGAGTCACCTATTTAAAATGAAATTTAAGAAATATATAATATCAAAAGTCATTACTTTTATCTAGTCAAAGGTATTTACAATTATAATGATTTTATGATATAATTATTCAAAATGGCTGTCTTAAGGAGGTGTCCATGTGGTAAATGAAAAAGGAAATCCAATACCAGAGTATCATTCTATTACTGAATTTTTAAAAGGACAGGCATCTCGAATATTCAGAGAGGTTAATGAAAAAGACAAGATAGTAATTGTTAACAAGCAGAATAAACCGCAGGCTGTTGTTATTTCATATGAAAGATATATAAGGTTAAAAGAGCAAGAAGGTGTCGACATATAATTGCTATCAGTTTGGTATGTAATTCATGAAAACCATGTTTAGCATTTAACATCATTAGTAATGGAGGAGTTTTATAATGGCTGAGTTAAGAAAAGAAGATTTATGGATAATGGCTGATAAACTTAGAAATAATATGGATTCTGCTGAATATAAACACGTTTGTTTAGGACTTATATTTTTAAAATATATTTCTGACAGCTTTGTCAAAGCATATGCAGAAATTTCACAAGATGAGTATGCAGATCCTGAAGACAAAGATGAATATACTGCTAAGAATGTTTTCTGGGTGCCCCAAGAAGCTCGTTGGGATAATATTGTTGCAAGAGCTAAAACACCAGAAATTGGTCAAGTAATTGATAATGCAATGTATACAATCGAAAAAGAAAATCCATCTTTAAGAGGAGTTCTTCCTAAAGATTTTGCTCGTGCTTCTCTAGACAAAACTGCCTTAGGTGAGCTTGTTGATTTACTTGCAAATATTGAAATTGGGAATGACCCAAACAAAGATACTCTCGGAACAGTTTATGAGTATTTTCTAGGTAAATTTGCTAGGGCTGAAGGTAAACTAGGAGGCGAATTCTATACTCCTAGAAGTGTTGTTGAACTAATCGTAAATATGATTGAGCCGCACGATGGAAGAGTATATGACCCTTGCTGCGGTTCTGGAGGAATGTTTGTTCAAAGTGAAAAGTTTGTAAAAGACAGGCAAGGACGAATCGACGGTCAACTTGCAATTTATGGACAGGAGTCCAATTATAATACATGGAGACTTTGTAAAATGAATCTTGCCATTCGTGGTATAGATGCGAATTTAGGTCAGCAGAATGCCGACTCATTCCACAATGATCAACACAAAAATCTTAAGGCGGACTACATCATGGCCAATCCCCCATTCAACATAAGCGATTGGGGAGGCGAGCGTTTAATTGATGATCCACGTTGGGGGAAATACGGAATCCCTCCTGCAGGTAACGCTAACTACGCTTGGATTCTACATATGCTATATCACTTGGCTCCAAGCGGTACAGCTGGATTTGTTCTTGCTAACGGTTCCCTATCATCGTCTACTATTAGTGAATATACAATTCGTAAAAATTTAATAGAAGATGACAAAATAGATTGTATTGTAACCTTGCCTGGTGGTTTGTTCTCAACCACTTCTATTCCTGTATGCCTTTGGTTTATTACAAGGAATAAACTGAAAAATGGACATCGCGACAGACATGGTGAGATACTCTTTATTGATGCACGCAATATGGAAACTGAACCACTAGAAGATAGCCGTACACAACTTAAACTAACCGATAAAACCATTGATGATATTACATCTATATATCATGCTTTCCGAAATCATGAAAAGAAAGCCACAAAGGCAGATGGTACAGAAATAACCTATGAAGATAAGCAAGGTTTTTGGAAAGTTGCCACTCTTGAAGAAGTCAGGGCTAAAGATTATAATCTGACTCCTGCTAGCTATATTGGTGTTGCACCTATTAGTGAAGATAATGAACCGTTCGAGGAAGCAATGGATAGATTAACAAAACAATTATCAAAGATCATAAAAGAATCAACTGAACTTGATGAAGTAATTCGCAAACAACTAGAATATATAGGTTGGAAAATCTAAAGGAGGGATTATATGTATAATTACGATATTCTCGGAAAAGTTGCTACAATTCAAAACGGTTATGCATTTAAATCCTCTGAATTCACTAAAAATGGCCGCTTCCCAGTTATAAAGATTAAGAATATAGTTGGCTCTAAAATTGATTTAACTGATTGTGAGTATGTGGATATAACATCAGATGACTTAAATCCATATATTGTCCAACATAACGATATTCTTATATCAATGACTGGATCTAGAGCATCACAGCCTAACTCAGCTGTAGGTAAAGTTGGTAGAATGAGACTGAAAAATCAAAAATGTTACTTAAATCAGAGAGTAGGAAAATTAGTTGTTTTAGACGAAGATAAAACAAATAAACAATTTTTATTCTATGTTTTAAACAGGAAGGAAATAAATTTAATGTTAGCTAATAGTGCAAGCGGAAGTGCAAACCAAGCTAACATAAGCGTATCCAACATAACTAACCTGCTTATTCCACAACCAGCCAAAATAATTCAAGATAAAATAGTGGATATTCTGTACCCGTTGGATTGTAAAATAGAATCTAACGAAGATAGAATTATAACATTGCAAGAAGTTATTAGTAAATTATATTTTAACTGGTTTACTAATTTTAAACATCCTGATGTTACAGATGAATTAACGAATGGAGTTCCAAAAGGTTGGAAATGTTCCAATGTGTTCGATAATATAATTGAGATTAAAAAGAAAAACTTAGATAATAATAATTATCCTGTTCTATCTGTTGTAAAAGAGGGAGAATTTAAAGCTTCGGTAGATGTGTTTACAAAGCGAGTTTATAGTAAAAGTACTAAAAACTACAAAGTTGTTAGGAGGAATCAGGTAGCATACAACCCTGCCAGAGCAAATATCGGCTCTATTGCTATACTTACTGAGTTTGATGCTGGGTTAGTAAGTCCAATATATGTTGTATTCGAAATGAAAGAAACCATAACCCCTACTTTTTTCAAGTACTATATGAAACAACCCGAATTTTTAGAAAATATCAAGCACCATGCTATAGGGACGACACGTCAGAATTTACCGTTTGAAGCATTTAAAATGTTTAATATGGTCGTACCCCCAATGGATCTTCAGTTGCGATTTGAAGAAATAGCAAAACCTATAGAGCAGAAAATTGCAAAACTAAAAGAAGAAAATGCTGTTTTGGCTGAAATAAGAGATACTCTTTTACCAAAGCTTATAAGCGGAGAATTACCAGTGGAAGTAGGTGAGGCATAATGACTGATTATGAAGAATATGTACAAGAAGCCTTCGAAGAGGAAGCTACAGTTTTTAGTGTTGGACACTTATTCGACAAGATTTCAAGATATAATAGCACAATTATTGAAAACAACACAACAGGCACTTTGCTATTTAGAGGGCAAGCAAATATTGACTTTCCAATGAATGCTAGTATTTTTCGTAATAACATGATTAGTAAAGAAACAGCTTTAATTAATGACTTGATTTTGCAAGAACCATATGAGTTTGGTAATCACATGACTGATTTTGAGCAGCTCGTGAAAATGCAGCATTATGGGCTTCCAACAAGGTTAATTGATGTTACAACAAATCCTCTTATAGCTTTATACTTTGCCTGCTCTGACAAAATTTGTGAAGATAAAGATGGCGAAATACTTATTCTCATAGAATCATTACAGCGTCCAACAGAAAAGCAAGTACAGTATTTTGCTGCACTTGCTGAATATGATGGGAAAAGCATTGAAGCTTTTGTCGACTATTTTGTTCAAAAAGGTTTAATAAATAATGCTTTAGATTATAAAGAAAAGAATGAAAAACTCGAGAACATATTTAGAACAAAGTATATTCCTGTTGTTGCCCCCAAAAATAACGAACGAATTAAAAGGCAAAATGGAGCTTTCTTACTACTGGGTATAGACATTGACAAACCAGATTATTTCCTTAAGAATACGTTTAATTTAAAGGATCAGCTTATTAAAGACTTTGGCGACGGCATTCCACGCTCATTGGTTATTCCGCAAGAGCACAAACAATCGATACTTAAAGAACTAGATATTATAGGTATTAATGAAGCTTTTGTGTATCCAGAGCTTGAACATCAGACTTCATACATAAAAAGCAAACATCACATAAAGGTAGGTGAGTGATATGTCAAATTTTATTGAATACCATCTTGAGCAAGCAGTAATGGAGTGGTTTCAAGATTTAGGCTACCAAACAATTTATGGCCCAGATATCTCACCTGGCGGCAGTTTTGCTGAACGGGAGAGTTTTGGAGATGTTGTCTTGTATGATCGTCTGCACAGTGCCCTCAAGAGAGTTAACCGACAGTACCCTGATAAGGTAATTGATGATTTGGTAAAAAAAATAACGCGCCATCAAAGTATGTCTATCACACAGAACAATGTCGCTTTTTTTAAAATGATAACTGACGGGATCGACGTAGAAATACGAAAAAAAGACGGAAATGTAAAAACTGAAAAAGCCTATATTTTCGATTTAACAGACATTGATAATAATGAATTTTTAGCTGTAAACCAGTATACAATTATCGAGAATGGTAAAGAACGTCGTCCCGATGTTGTTGTCTTTATAAACGGTATACCGCTTGCAATCATTGAATTGAAGAATGCGTCCAATGAAGATATTGGTATTGTTGAAGGCTTCAATCAATTACAAACATATAAAAAAGATATTCCTACTATTTTCAATTACAATGCTTTCTTAGTTACAAGCGATGGAATAAACGCAAAGGTAGGAACAATTTCTTCAGATTTTGATCGTTTTATGTTTTGGCGAACTGTTGATGGAAACGGTGAAGCACCAGAATCTTCACCTCAATTGAAAGTAATGCTACAAGGAATGATGGACAAAAAACGTATTTTGGACATAATATCTAATTACACGTTTTTTGTTCATGAAGAGGATAAATCTTTTAAGATACTTGCTGGTTATCACCAGTATTTTGCAGTAAAAAAAGCATTATATAAAACACATATTGCTGCTGCAGAAAATGGAGATAGAAAAGTAGGTGTTATTTGGCATACACAAGGAAGTGGAAAAAGCTTTTCCATGCTAATGTATGCCCGACAATTAGTTCTTGAGCTAAACAATCCTACGATAGTTATTATTACAGATAGAAACGATCTAGATGATCAGCTTTACGGAACATTTGCCAAAAGTGCTCACTACCTACGTCAAATTCCAAAGCAAGCAGAAAACCGAAAACAATTAAGAGATTTATTAAGTGTTGAATCTGGTGGAGTTATATTTACTACTATCCAGAAATTTCTGCCTGATGAAAGTGATCAAAGTAATGAAGCACTAACAAATCGTCGTAACGTAATAGTAATTGCAGATGAAGCACATCGTAGCCAATATGGACTAGAAGCTAAAGAGAAGGATGGCAAGGTATCTTTTGGATTTGCTAAATATATGCGCGATGCTTTACCAAATGCCTCTTTTATAGGTTTTACTGGTACTCCAGTAGAATTGAGTGACAAAAATACACCTGCATTATTTGGAGATTATATTGATATCTATGATTTAACGCAGGCAGTCAAGGATAGAACAACCGTTCCTATATATTATGAAAGCCGAATTGCTAAGCTTGATATTCCTCAGGAGTTCAAGCCTAAAATAGATATTGAATATGCGGAAATTGTAAAAGAACAAGAAGAAACATATGTAATCAATCAACAAAAAAAGTGGGCTAGACTTGAAGCTCTTGTAGGAACCGATACTCGTCTTGATGTTATTGCAAAGGATTTTTTACACCATTATGATCTGAGACAGAGTGCACTCAGTGGCAAAGCTATGTTTGTAACAATGTCTAGAAACATAGCTGTTAAACTATACTCAAAAATTATTAAATATCGTCCAGAATGGCATAATTCTGAAGTGGATAAAGGAACAATTAAAGTTATTATGACATCTGCTGCGTCAGATCCACCAGAATTCCAGATGCACTCAACTACTTCTGCTCAGAAAAAAATTCTTGCAAAAAGGATGAAAGACCCGCATGATGAGTTAAAGGTTGTGATTGTTTGTGATATGTGGCTAACAGGTTTCGATGTTCCGTGTTTGCATACTATGTATATTGATAAACCTATGAGTGGGCATAACCTAATGCAAGCTATAGCGCGAGTCAATCGTGTGTTTAAAGATAAACCTGGTGGACTAGTTGTAGATTACATCGGTATAGCTGATAATCTTCGAAGTGCCCTTGCACAATATACCCCTTCTGATAGAAAAACAACTGGTATTGATCCTCAGGTTGCAGTAGATTTAATGATGGAAAAATATGAGCAAATAAAAGGTTTGTTACACGGATTCGATTATAGCTGTTACTTAGATGGTACAGCATCTCAAAGAATAGATTGTATAGTTAGATGTGTAGACTTCATTCTTGGAAAAAAAGAAGAAGAAAAAAAAGACTTTCTAAACTTTGTAGTTGAGATAGGAAAAGCATATGCTCTGTGCGCCACATCAGAAAAAGCACAAGAAATTAACCTTGAGATAAGTTTTTTTAAAGCGGTCAAAGCCGGAATAATAAAATTGTTACCCAAGGGTAAACCTAAGAAAACAAAAGATCAAGTTGAATATGAAATAGAACAACTAGTTTCAAAATCTGTTATTTCAGAAGAGATAGTAGATATTCTTGCAGCGGTAGGCTTAAATAGACCAGATATATCCATACTTTCTGATGAATTTTTAGAGGAAGTTAGAGGGCTTCCGCAAAAAAACTTAGCATTAGAACTATTACGAAGATTGCTTGATGGTAGAATTAAGGCGATTTCTAGAAAAAACGTTGTTCAAGCTAAAAAATTCTCAGAAATGCTAGAAGCATCAGTTAATAAGTATGCTAAACGGTCAATCGAAACTGCTGAAGTTATAAAGACGCTTATCGAAATGGCAAAAGATTTGAATAGTCTTCATAAAAGAGGTGAAGAACTAGGTTTATCTGATGATGAGTTAGCATTTTATGATGCTATATCTGAAAATGAATCCGCCAGAGAATTCTATGAAAATGATGTGCTGAAGCAAATTGCAAAAGAACTAACAATTAATATACGAAATAGCATGAAAGTTGACTGGGATGTACGTGAAAGTGTACGTGCTCAGATGCGCATTACCGTTAAGCGGCTTCTACGTAAATATAAGTATCCACCTGATAAACAGGCAGATGCAGTTAAATTAATTATTGAACAAGCAGAAAAAATGTCTGAAAATGAATTACAGTAAAATGACGAAAGACAAAGACCAGCCATTTCAAGTACATATGCTTGGATATGGCTGGCCTTTTTGCCTCCGCTTGAAGCTGCTCATTTAAGTTTTTCTTCAATCCCTAAGTGAACGCTTCTTTTGTGGGCTATATATTCTTTCTAATATTCTTTTCCAATATAATTATATGGATTTTGTGCTGCTCCATTTTTTATAACCTCGAAATGTAGATGAGGTCCTGTGCTTCTACCTGTATTTCCAACAGCAGCTATAGTCTGTCCCTTATAAACCTTGTCGCCTTTCTTTACTAACAGCTTGCTACAGTGGGCATATCTAGTCACAAATCCGCCACCGTGGTCTATATCAACCATCAGTCCATAAGAACCATTGCTGCCTGCAAATACTACTGTTCCGCCATCAGCAGCTACTATTGAGGTACCTACTCTTGCAGCAAGGTCTATACCTGTGTGCATCTTACCCCATCTTTTCCCAAATCTTGATGTTAGGGTTCCTCTAGTTGGCATCATAAAGCTTCCTGTTCCTTTTTTTGGTGGTGGCTCTTTTGTTCCTTGAACTATAACTTGTGCTATAGGCTGAGATAATATGGTTTCCTTTAGTATCTCCTTAGCTACCACTATTCCATTATGTTTTTCTACCTTAGCCACTACTTCACTTTTACCAGTAACGCCTTTTTTCTTTACAGATTTTTGATCTTTATACATTTTGTCGCTATATTCATATTCTGTTTCAAATTTTATCTCTTCAACGTATGTCTGTTTTTCATATGTAGCTACTGTCAAGTATGGCTTTGGTACTACTAGACTAATTTCATCACCCGGATGTATTAGCTTTGGGTTTTTACCTGGATTTGCTTTCTCTAAATCATCTACACTAATTTTATATTTTTGAGCTATAGTCCAGTAGTTTTCACCTTTCTCAACTACGTGAGTTCTTTCCTCATCAGTTCCTTTTTGAAGTACTCCCAGAACCTTATCAGCATCATCAATCTTTGAAGGGGACACTTCTCTTCTTATTATCTCAACATTTTCTACAATTTTGATTTCTTCGATCTTTGTTCCATCTTGCTCAGCAATTTGTTTAAATGGCTCTTCTATTTTTTCAATGATTTCCTTAGCTTGTTTTTCAGTACCTAAATAAGCAAAATCCTTACCATTAATATTAATTGCATATG
This genomic window contains:
- a CDS encoding transposon-encoded TnpW family protein, translating into MENQSNSRTTKSDIGGTVYVVESRVSDSAKESAYSKLKRLITVNAKNLSKLSDSSYKPTEINSTSSR
- a CDS encoding phage major capsid protein → MATSTTYNRAFWNVMKGKEENNQNLSEGFDNVGAYVAPDEFREGFNTALAKENVFRRFATVINLSSAEGKIQAVSSTGTADWVEDGDPIPENADTFTQFLVKSYKLASLVKLNRSFVTDMNFNLEKYLMGDFAKRFGKAEENALLNGNGTTQPTGILTADADVTTADSATISFDEIISLYFSLKDEYRNNAVFIMHDNTSMLLRTLKDTNGSYLWNTSDNTIFGKPVVTSPYMPTVSAGAKSIVLGDLSYYWLIERQPITIKKLSELYALQGQIGFSAYERLDGKLIQPDALKILQIKA
- a CDS encoding phage/plasmid primase, P4 family, with the protein product MLKDNPQFCCWKYEERSGRKTKVPYNPVTRKRAKADQRSTFKDFSSAVAALSDYDGIGFLVGNDICVIDLDDCFDSSGKLKPVAQNVVEAFIGCYMEHSPSGKGLHILFKATGFNFDKAKYYINNRKLGVEVYVSGATNRFVTVTGNVYADGDIPEKSNELQMILDKYMLRPTPVKQILDTESQSYLSDKSVIEKALKSANGERFKALWQGDTSGYASASEADLALCGMLAFWCGRDIGQMDRLFRKSGLMRDKWNRPQSGSTYGMITIEKAIANATEIYKPGGKRSSAAEDFGECSLADFKPESNGRYPWTDIGASRLFADYYKSFARYVPERKMWFCYENGIWIPDVGNLKVMEMCKSLANQLLTYALTIQDEHQRKAYIDYCRKWQSRRYRETVLKDAQSVYPISMAEFDQDPLMLNCANGTLFLISMDFRPHNSEDRLTKISGVKYDPEAKSERWDRFIHEIMSGDEEKAKFLQKAFGYSISGDTRYECLFVLYGATTRNGKGTLCESVLKVLGSYGCTARPETISLKKNNNSSSPSEDIARLAGVRFVNISEPSRGLVLNAAQVKSMTGGDTINARFLHENSFDFSPKFKLYINTNYLPVITDMTLFSSGRVVIIPFERHFDENEQDKNLKREFAKPKNQSAILNWLIEGYQLLKKEGFTLPDSVKIATEAYKRDSDKIALFFEDALEENPNSEVRTSEVYARYQRWCSANGCYSENARNFKQALTAIARVERKRPRSGGGMTTMLIGYRLTEEEFLLI
- a CDS encoding type II toxin-antitoxin system prevent-host-death family antitoxin; this encodes MVNEKGNPIPEYHSITEFLKGQASRIFREVNEKDKIVIVNKQNKPQAVVISYERYIRLKEQEGVDI
- a CDS encoding type I restriction-modification system subunit M; this encodes MAELRKEDLWIMADKLRNNMDSAEYKHVCLGLIFLKYISDSFVKAYAEISQDEYADPEDKDEYTAKNVFWVPQEARWDNIVARAKTPEIGQVIDNAMYTIEKENPSLRGVLPKDFARASLDKTALGELVDLLANIEIGNDPNKDTLGTVYEYFLGKFARAEGKLGGEFYTPRSVVELIVNMIEPHDGRVYDPCCGSGGMFVQSEKFVKDRQGRIDGQLAIYGQESNYNTWRLCKMNLAIRGIDANLGQQNADSFHNDQHKNLKADYIMANPPFNISDWGGERLIDDPRWGKYGIPPAGNANYAWILHMLYHLAPSGTAGFVLANGSLSSSTISEYTIRKNLIEDDKIDCIVTLPGGLFSTTSIPVCLWFITRNKLKNGHRDRHGEILFIDARNMETEPLEDSRTQLKLTDKTIDDITSIYHAFRNHEKKATKADGTEITYEDKQGFWKVATLEEVRAKDYNLTPASYIGVAPISEDNEPFEEAMDRLTKQLSKIIKESTELDEVIRKQLEYIGWKI
- a CDS encoding restriction endonuclease subunit S is translated as MYNYDILGKVATIQNGYAFKSSEFTKNGRFPVIKIKNIVGSKIDLTDCEYVDITSDDLNPYIVQHNDILISMTGSRASQPNSAVGKVGRMRLKNQKCYLNQRVGKLVVLDEDKTNKQFLFYVLNRKEINLMLANSASGSANQANISVSNITNLLIPQPAKIIQDKIVDILYPLDCKIESNEDRIITLQEVISKLYFNWFTNFKHPDVTDELTNGVPKGWKCSNVFDNIIEIKKKNLDNNNYPVLSVVKEGEFKASVDVFTKRVYSKSTKNYKVVRRNQVAYNPARANIGSIAILTEFDAGLVSPIYVVFEMKETITPTFFKYYMKQPEFLENIKHHAIGTTRQNLPFEAFKMFNMVVPPMDLQLRFEEIAKPIEQKIAKLKEENAVLAEIRDTLLPKLISGELPVEVGEA